The following are encoded together in the Desulfoplanes formicivorans genome:
- a CDS encoding motility protein A gives MDIGTLLGIVACFGLIGTAMLLGGSLGAFIDVPSVCIVVGGTFAVTFIMYPMGTVFGAFRVMMKAFFAKTPNPLDLITRIVGLAELARKESLVALEKAEVPDPFLRKGVLMVADGTEEHLVRSILETEINFMKQRHRQGQGIFKSMGTMAPAFGMIGTLVGLVNMLQNLDDPSSIGPAMAVALLTTFYGAVLANVFFLPIATKLGERSSEDTLYMEIVVEGVIAILKGENPRIVNDKLEAYLAPVLRENDTP, from the coding sequence ATGGATATAGGAACATTGTTGGGCATTGTTGCCTGTTTTGGTCTGATTGGCACGGCCATGCTTTTGGGCGGGAGTTTGGGGGCCTTCATTGATGTCCCCTCGGTATGCATTGTTGTAGGCGGCACGTTTGCCGTGACGTTTATCATGTACCCCATGGGTACGGTTTTCGGGGCATTTCGGGTGATGATGAAGGCCTTTTTTGCCAAGACTCCCAACCCCCTTGATCTCATTACCAGGATCGTGGGGCTTGCAGAGCTCGCACGCAAGGAAAGTCTGGTGGCCCTGGAAAAGGCGGAAGTGCCCGATCCCTTTCTTAGAAAAGGGGTACTCATGGTTGCTGACGGTACTGAAGAACACCTGGTCCGTTCCATTCTGGAAACAGAGATCAATTTTATGAAGCAGCGCCACCGGCAGGGGCAGGGAATTTTCAAATCCATGGGAACCATGGCTCCGGCGTTCGGCATGATCGGAACTCTGGTCGGTTTGGTGAATATGCTCCAGAATCTGGACGACCCTTCGTCCATTGGTCCGGCCATGGCCGTGGCTTTGCTGACTACTTTCTACGGTGCTGTTCTGGCCAATGTGTTCTTTTTACCCATTGCCACCAAACTCGGGGAACGATCATCCGAAGACACGTTGTACATGGAAATTGTCGTGGAAGGAGTCATTGCCATCCTCAAGGGCGAAAATCCCCGGATTGTCAACGACAAGCTCGAGGCCTACCTTGCCCCGGTGTTGAGGGAGAATGATACCCCGTGA
- a CDS encoding flagellar motor protein MotB has translation MNGERNKEQPLPGKRSQEQPSEEGAPAWMATFADLMSLLLTFFVLLLSFANTDIHKFQDMIGSIKDAFGVQVKRDQDSYIAFSPSRFERDNITMTPQNREALGLNMALQAALQEDETLKKNVDFQPDDTGLLMRIGSEVMFAPGSAVLAREAEPVLQQVIKVMGEHNLDLVIRGHTDDVLTSSSMYPSNWELSSARAAAAVRYILEHSSISPFRLKAVGYAGTRPLLPNTSVANRRANRRVEFYFKHPDLGH, from the coding sequence GTGAACGGTGAGCGCAACAAAGAACAACCCCTTCCCGGGAAGAGAAGTCAGGAGCAGCCAAGCGAGGAGGGTGCACCCGCCTGGATGGCGACCTTTGCCGACCTTATGTCCCTCTTGCTGACCTTTTTTGTGCTCTTGTTGTCTTTTGCCAATACGGATATCCATAAATTTCAGGATATGATAGGGTCCATCAAGGATGCTTTCGGGGTTCAGGTGAAGCGTGATCAGGATAGTTATATCGCTTTTTCTCCTTCCAGATTCGAGCGGGACAACATTACCATGACCCCTCAGAACCGGGAGGCTCTGGGTCTGAATATGGCCCTGCAGGCGGCCTTGCAGGAGGATGAGACCCTCAAGAAGAACGTGGATTTTCAACCTGATGATACCGGCCTGCTCATGCGTATTGGCAGCGAGGTTATGTTTGCGCCGGGTTCAGCTGTCCTGGCCCGGGAAGCGGAACCGGTTCTTCAGCAGGTGATCAAGGTCATGGGTGAACATAATCTTGACCTTGTCATACGTGGACATACCGATGATGTCCTCACCAGTTCTTCCATGTATCCTTCCAACTGGGAGCTTTCTTCGGCCCGGGCCGCGGCTGCCGTACGTTATATCCTTGAACACAGCTCCATTTCTCCTTTTCGGCTCAAGGCAGTGGGATATGCGGGCACCCGCCCCCTGCTCCCCAACACCTCTGTGGCAAACCGAAGGGCTAACAGGCGGGTGGAATTTTATTTCAAGCATCCCGATCTCGGGCACTGA
- a CDS encoding CgeB family protein — protein sequence MTQTDDRTYAVQPLFRNGEMVDILLTIDGKFRHVVGPHGQRFEQRILDQADLTSPALPVLLGSGMGYALDELARTWRGPFAVVDKEQPIWETTRLRERFANRQDICWIDAKDADAAVKTLTLWQMDQKDHPPLVPVLHPAYKRLDPDYYGSIAQTLEVCRQKDFWTRVRYPRFTSALPRVLLLTSGYFLIGEVKSACERLGVPYQLITFPDEEVGCQQFVEDILKAVVSFQPDFVLTINHLGVDREGVLTGLLEKMQIPLASWFVDNPHLILYHYKDLASPLTTIFTWDADNVSTLQQRGFRDVHYLPLATDAHRFVPRSCPSVPRDWRSDVSFVGNSMVHKVEDKLRQSAFPRALQDMFKAVAQGFGEVDEFSVAAYLEREHPDLASALQNMERMEDRLAYEALVTWQATLVYRLSCVKELLPFSPLIVGDDGWHRLLGNPGKRWRYHPRLSYYTEMPQFYTGSTINFNCTSLQMKGAVNQRVFDVPACGTFLLTDYRRQMEALFEPGKEVICFHDPSEVRDMIRFYLKHENARNTVVVRARKRVLGEHTYEHRIKVIFRVMRERYGS from the coding sequence ATGACACAAACGGATGACAGAACTTATGCGGTGCAGCCCCTGTTCCGCAACGGGGAGATGGTCGATATCCTTCTCACCATTGACGGCAAGTTCCGGCATGTGGTTGGGCCGCACGGCCAGCGTTTTGAACAGCGCATTCTCGACCAGGCTGATCTGACGTCTCCTGCTCTCCCGGTTTTGCTGGGAAGCGGCATGGGGTACGCCTTGGACGAGCTGGCGCGGACCTGGCGTGGTCCTTTTGCCGTTGTGGACAAGGAACAGCCCATCTGGGAGACAACACGGCTGCGTGAACGTTTTGCCAACCGCCAGGATATTTGCTGGATTGACGCCAAGGATGCCGATGCTGCCGTGAAGACTCTGACGTTGTGGCAGATGGACCAGAAGGATCATCCTCCTTTAGTGCCTGTACTGCATCCGGCATACAAACGGCTGGACCCGGATTATTACGGAAGCATCGCCCAGACCCTGGAGGTCTGCCGCCAGAAAGATTTCTGGACCAGAGTCAGATATCCCCGGTTTACCTCGGCCCTGCCGCGGGTCCTTTTGCTGACAAGCGGATATTTTCTCATTGGGGAGGTCAAGAGTGCCTGCGAGCGCCTGGGCGTACCCTATCAGCTGATCACGTTTCCGGATGAAGAAGTTGGTTGTCAGCAATTTGTGGAGGACATCCTTAAGGCCGTTGTCTCTTTTCAGCCCGATTTTGTGCTGACCATCAATCATCTTGGTGTGGATCGCGAAGGGGTGCTGACCGGGCTTTTGGAAAAGATGCAGATCCCCCTGGCCTCGTGGTTCGTGGATAACCCCCATCTCATTCTCTATCATTATAAAGATCTTGCCTCGCCGTTGACAACCATTTTCACGTGGGACGCCGACAATGTTTCCACGTTGCAGCAACGTGGCTTCAGAGATGTTCACTACCTCCCCCTTGCTACTGATGCCCACAGGTTTGTACCCCGTTCTTGCCCAAGCGTTCCCCGTGACTGGAGATCGGATGTTTCCTTTGTGGGTAATTCCATGGTCCACAAGGTAGAGGATAAACTCCGACAATCTGCCTTTCCTCGGGCCCTGCAAGACATGTTCAAAGCCGTGGCCCAGGGTTTTGGCGAGGTGGACGAGTTCAGTGTGGCCGCGTATCTTGAACGGGAACATCCTGACCTGGCCAGTGCCCTGCAAAATATGGAACGCATGGAGGACCGGCTGGCCTATGAGGCCCTGGTCACCTGGCAGGCAACCCTTGTCTACAGGTTGTCCTGTGTAAAGGAGCTTTTGCCTTTTTCACCATTGATCGTCGGGGATGACGGGTGGCATCGGCTGCTGGGAAACCCCGGGAAACGGTGGCGGTATCATCCTAGGTTGAGCTATTATACGGAGATGCCCCAGTTTTATACCGGGTCGACCATCAACTTTAATTGCACGAGCCTGCAGATGAAGGGAGCGGTCAATCAGCGTGTTTTTGATGTGCCGGCCTGTGGCACTTTTTTGCTCACGGACTATCGGCGGCAGATGGAGGCTCTTTTCGAGCCAGGCAAGGAGGTCATCTGTTTTCATGATCCTTCCGAAGTTCGGGATATGATTCGTTTCTACCTCAAACACGAGAACGCTCGCAATACGGTTGTAGTCAGGGCGCGTAAGCGGGTCCTGGGCGAACATACCTATGAACATCGCATCAAGGTCATTTTCAGGGTGATGCGTGAACGGTACGGCTCGTAA